Proteins encoded together in one Pseudoalteromonas xiamenensis window:
- the hemL gene encoding glutamate-1-semialdehyde 2,1-aminomutase — MTISQELFARAQESIPGGVNSPVRAFNGVGGTPLFITRAEGAYTFDADNNKYIDYVGSWGPMILGHNHPEIKAAVLNAVENGLSYGAPTKTEILMAEKVKSLVPSIEKVRMVSSGTEATMSAIRLARGYTGRDKILKFEGCYHGHADSLLVKAGSGALTMGVPNSPGIPADFAKHTLTVSFNNLEEVRAIFAKYPEEIACIIVEPVAGNMNCIPPVDGFLEGLRTVCDEYQSVLIFDEVMTGFRVALGGAQAYYDIKPDLTCLGKVIGGGMPVGAFGGKREIMDYIAPVGPVYQAGTLSGNPIAMAAGLKALELLDAPELHTSLEAKSKALCEGFQAAADKAGIPLTTNYAGGMYGFFFTTAEKVTSYQQATECDVERFKRFFHLMLEEGVYLAPSAFEAGFVSTMHSDADIQATIDAAERVFAKL; from the coding sequence ATGACTATCAGCCAAGAACTTTTTGCCCGAGCGCAAGAATCTATTCCTGGTGGGGTAAACTCGCCAGTTCGTGCCTTCAACGGCGTTGGTGGAACGCCTCTGTTTATTACTCGTGCAGAAGGTGCATATACTTTTGATGCAGATAATAACAAATACATTGATTATGTCGGCTCTTGGGGGCCGATGATCTTAGGCCACAATCACCCAGAGATTAAAGCTGCTGTGTTGAACGCGGTTGAAAATGGCCTGAGCTATGGCGCACCTACCAAAACCGAAATTTTGATGGCGGAAAAAGTAAAATCACTGGTTCCATCTATCGAAAAAGTGCGCATGGTGAGCTCCGGTACGGAAGCAACAATGAGCGCTATCCGTTTGGCTCGTGGTTACACAGGTCGTGATAAAATTCTGAAATTTGAAGGATGTTATCATGGTCATGCGGATTCATTATTGGTGAAAGCGGGTTCTGGCGCCTTAACAATGGGTGTGCCAAATTCACCAGGGATCCCTGCGGATTTTGCGAAGCACACGCTAACGGTTTCATTCAATAACCTAGAAGAAGTGCGTGCTATTTTTGCAAAATATCCAGAAGAGATAGCGTGTATTATTGTCGAACCAGTTGCGGGTAATATGAACTGCATACCACCGGTTGATGGCTTTTTAGAAGGTTTACGCACCGTTTGTGATGAATACCAAAGTGTTCTGATTTTTGATGAAGTTATGACGGGGTTTCGTGTTGCGCTAGGCGGTGCTCAGGCATATTACGACATTAAGCCAGATTTAACCTGTTTAGGTAAAGTCATTGGTGGTGGCATGCCTGTGGGCGCATTTGGTGGAAAGCGTGAAATAATGGATTACATTGCGCCGGTAGGTCCAGTGTACCAAGCGGGTACGTTGTCAGGTAACCCAATTGCTATGGCTGCAGGTTTGAAAGCGCTCGAATTACTTGACGCGCCTGAGCTTCACACATCGCTAGAAGCGAAAAGCAAAGCGCTATGCGAAGGTTTCCAAGCGGCGGCTGACAAAGCGGGCATTCCTTTGACCACAAACTACGCTGGTGGTATGTACGGTTTCTTCTTCACGACAGCTGAGAAAGTGACGAGTTATCAACAAGCAACAGAATGTGACGTTGAACGTTTTAAACGTTTCTTCCATCTCATGTTGGAAGAGGGAGTATACCTTGCC
- a CDS encoding aspartate carbamoyltransferase has product MLSFQGEHILSVNQLNRDAIEQIFAVAKRMEPYAKKHKRTRVLEGAILANLFFEPSTRTRVSFGTAFNLLGGLVRETTGMQSSALAKGESLYDTARVISAYADAVAMRHPDAGSVAEFATGSDVPVINGGDGPNEHPTQALLDLLTIERELERYGKNVDGFHIAMVGDLKYGRTVHSLSKLLCHYKNVKFTMVAPDGLQMPDYILDTVSNAGHQIELVSKMEGNLAADIVYQTRIQEERFPSQEEANKYRGGFKISQAIYNAHCKPESVLMHPLPRDSRLDANELDNDLNSNDNLAIFRQVQNGVLIRMALFALTLGVDNVVEKYEAEVPWFSRKRNS; this is encoded by the coding sequence ATGTTAAGTTTCCAAGGTGAACATATTCTTTCTGTAAATCAGCTCAATCGAGACGCTATTGAGCAGATCTTTGCGGTGGCCAAACGTATGGAGCCATACGCAAAAAAACACAAGCGTACGCGTGTGTTGGAAGGAGCAATTTTAGCAAATCTGTTTTTTGAACCAAGTACGCGCACTCGTGTCAGTTTTGGTACGGCGTTCAATTTATTGGGTGGTTTGGTCCGTGAAACAACCGGTATGCAAAGTTCTGCGCTTGCCAAAGGCGAATCGCTCTATGACACAGCTCGCGTAATTTCAGCGTATGCGGATGCGGTTGCAATGCGCCATCCTGATGCAGGCTCTGTTGCTGAATTTGCGACTGGCTCTGACGTACCAGTCATTAATGGTGGTGACGGTCCAAATGAACACCCAACTCAAGCTTTACTGGATTTGCTGACCATTGAGCGTGAACTGGAACGCTACGGTAAAAACGTGGATGGTTTTCACATCGCCATGGTTGGTGATTTAAAATATGGTCGTACGGTCCATTCTTTGTCAAAACTTCTGTGTCATTACAAAAACGTAAAATTTACTATGGTGGCACCTGATGGATTGCAAATGCCAGATTACATTCTAGATACAGTATCAAATGCTGGGCACCAAATAGAGTTGGTGTCAAAAATGGAAGGTAATTTGGCTGCGGATATCGTGTATCAAACACGTATTCAGGAAGAACGATTCCCGTCACAAGAAGAAGCAAATAAATACCGTGGTGGGTTTAAAATCAGTCAAGCGATATACAACGCTCACTGTAAGCCTGAATCGGTATTGATGCATCCGTTGCCTCGAGACAGTCGTCTAGATGCAAATGAACTTGATAATGATTTGAATAGCAACGACAACTTAGCAATTTTCCGCCAGGTTCAAAATGGCGTTTTAATCCGAATGGCGCTTTTTGCGTTAACGCTAGGTGTCGATAATGTAGTGGAAAAATACGAGGCCGAGGTGCCTTGGTTTAGCCGTAAACGCAACAGCTAA
- a CDS encoding CopD family protein — protein sequence MSVVLIYKFLHVFFMVAWFAGIFYLPRLFVYHAMTEDRNASAMLKIMERRLLYFVTPFAIFTAVFGLLMIMEYGREWFRMSMWLHYKLVLVIALYIYHGYCFKLLADFKHDRNRRSDRFYRIFNEFPVLVLLAIVFLAIVKPAL from the coding sequence ATGAGCGTCGTACTAATTTATAAATTTTTGCATGTCTTTTTTATGGTTGCTTGGTTCGCTGGGATCTTTTATTTACCGCGATTGTTTGTTTATCACGCCATGACAGAAGACCGAAATGCCAGCGCGATGTTAAAAATCATGGAACGTCGCCTACTTTATTTCGTGACGCCTTTTGCCATCTTCACCGCCGTATTTGGATTGCTCATGATCATGGAATACGGTCGAGAGTGGTTCAGAATGAGTATGTGGCTTCACTATAAATTAGTGCTGGTGATCGCGCTTTATATTTATCATGGTTATTGTTTTAAACTGTTAGCGGATTTTAAGCATGATAGAAATCGAAGAAGTGATCGTTTTTATCGTATTTTCAATGAGTTCCCGGTGTTGGTTTTACTTGCCATCGTATTTTTAGCGATTGTGAAACCAGCACTCTAA